From the genome of Ziziphus jujuba cultivar Dongzao chromosome 6, ASM3175591v1, one region includes:
- the LOC107434622 gene encoding probable sodium/metabolite cotransporter BASS6, chloroplastic isoform X3 — protein MFAVGVNSSEKDFLEAFKKPAAILTGYVGQYLVKPMLGYFFGIVSVVVFGLPTPIGAGIMLVSCVSGAQLSNYATFLTDPTMAPLSIVMTSLSTATAVVVTPLLSLLLIGKRLPVDVKGMVSSILQIVVTPIAAGLFLNRFFPRISDAIRPFLPPLSVIVTALCVGAPLALNIKSVLSPFGVVVLLLICAFHASAFITGYAFTGIAFRMAPDVKALQRTLSYETGMQSSLLALALANRFFQDPLVGIPPAISTVIMSLMGFSLVTVWSKRKDQLC, from the exons ATGTTTGCAGTTGGGGTTAATTCCAGTGAAAAGGATTTCCTCGAAGCCTTTAAAAAACCAGCTGCCATATTAACTGGTTATGTTGGTCAATATCTTGTGAAGCCTATGCTTGGATATTTTTTTGGCATTGTATCAGTGGTAGTATTTGGTCTTCCAACACCCATAG GTGCTGGGATTATGTTGGTATCTTGTGTTAGTGGTGCACAGCTCTCAAATTATGCTACTTTTCTGACGGACCCAACAATGGCCCCTCTAAGTATTGTCATGACATCCTTGTCTACTGCCACCGCAGTAGTTGTCACACCACTGTTATCGCTCTTGCTTATTGGAAAGAGACTACCTGTTGATGTTAAAGGAATGGTGTCCAGCATTCTGCAGATTGTAGTTACACCAATTGCTGCAGGCTTGTTTCTGAATCG GTTCTTTCCCCGGATTTCTGATGCTATTCGACCATTTTTGCCTCCACTTTCAGTAATAGTAACAGCTCTCTGTGTAGGAGCACCACTtgctttaaatataaaatccgTGTTGTCTCCTTTTGGAGTAGTCGTTTTGTTGCTCATTTGTGCATTTCATGCGTCAGCATTTATAACTGGTTATGCCTTTACCGGCATTGCCTTTCGTATGGCACCTGATGTGAAAGCACTGCAAAGAACACTATCCTATGAGACAG GAATGCAGAGCAGTCTTCTGGCCCTTGCACTTGCAAACAGGTTCTTTCAAGATCCACTTGTTGGTATACCTCCAGCAATCTCG